The sequence below is a genomic window from Macadamia integrifolia cultivar HAES 741 chromosome 1, SCU_Mint_v3, whole genome shotgun sequence.
ACACGGCCTTCCATTATATGAGTCCAATcctttactttctttttctagATACACAAATAATGTTCTTCCATTCCACTTAAAAATATCCAAGGAAAGCAGCAGAACAagtattcaattcaattcaaagaatGAATCCAGCATCTACCAAAGTGGAACTTTCATTAAGTGAAGCTTGTTTTAGAATTCATCACATGCTTGGGAATTGAGGGGAAAACAGTTAAGTGAATGCCTCTTTTGGTGGGGTAAGTTATAACTACCATGTGACAACATATTTGGTACTTAAATTTTAACCTTTTGTAAAGTAAAAATTGACACATAACCAATCGAGAAAGTGACCTATCAAATCAACGGCTCCAATTGTCTGAGAGATCCTTGATCTATGGACTTAAATTACAACTGTCCATGTAGAATAACCTGGTTGAAGCGGTTTGCGATACTTTTGCCTCACGTTAATACAACATTTCGCATTGTCATGTTCCCCAGTGTTCCTTAAGttgtgggtaattttttttttcaagatcattaaaaaatataatactTAATATTGTGTCATTTTCGAAAGATATCATTGTCTAATATGCTTTTCGAATACACGTAAAATGATAGGATTATATAACCTTATGAAAAGGAAAGGTGTATTAtattaagagggaaaaaaaaaaatttacaaaaatgtgtcaataagaaaatccataCAATAATTGTCTTTTAGAACATTAAAGCTCACTAACTATAGTTTTCTTACTAGAGAATCTCATTTACTGTTCTAAAGAATTTAACAAAGATAATCTAATTAAAAcatcaaaaaaggaaaggaaaagtaaGAAAATAGAACTCATATTTTCAATCATTCCTATTGAAACTCTATGATAGTGATTAGCTataccttccactttcatggaTAAGAAACCCATCCACCTTCAAGTTTTATCCATAACGGATGACCTTTCCTTCATCTCCAAATTTATTAAACCCACTATTAAAATCCTGAAGGTTTCTCTGATCAGTTGGCACCAATTGACTGGTAGAACTGCTAGAATTAGCTTCTTGGTCACCTTGTCTACCCATGATGTTCTTCTCTCCTTCAGTTTCTCTATACTTGTTAAGATAAACCTTCAAAGGCCTCAAATAGTTCTCAAACCCAAGAGTTGTCATGGCCCATAACAGATCATCTCCATTAATggtctttctcttttctctctggCACTTATCAGAGGCTTCACCTGTAATGAAGCTGATGAACTCTGAAGCACATTCTTGGACAGTCTCCTTCGCTTCTTTCGATATCTTCGCGTTTGTTGGAAGTGATTTCTTCATGATACGGCTAACATTAGCTATGGGGAGGAATTGATCTTGGTCTTTAGAGGAGTCTAAGATGCTCTCATGAGCCATGGTACCAGACTCGGATTCTGATTGAGGGCTCCTGATTTGGTTTTTCTGTTCTCCTCTTCCTGtcatggaggagagagagagcaaaggaagagggagagaagaagaagaagaagaagaatagaaggaaaAATTCTAATGAAAGGGTCATGAGGTTTGTGAGTGATGGAGGGATCTGAGATAGTGGTGGTTTTTATGCTGAGAGAGATGGAAAGTTCGGTTGATGTGGATAGAAAAGATGGGACTAAACACTTGTTAATAAGAACTGTCCCAGATGAGTGTTCTAATAATGAAATGGGAAAAAAGATCCCCACCACAACAATGTGGGCATGTTTTCGCATGTCCTCTTACATACCAACCATGTGGGTCTCACACTGATACTCTCTCCTTATTGACCATATGGATTCGCTATTAGATAACATTATTTCTTATACAGTGATTGGTGTAGGGAAAAAGACTAAAAGATTCTCCCCACCTTGTCGGTATGAAAAACCTTTATGTCTCTTATAAATTTGTTTAGAAAAAGAAACTTGTTTTAGTGTGGAATAATAATTAAGGAAATTAGTATAAATCAAGTTTCAAGACTTATTGACTGAACCAAAGGCTTTTGACTGAAGCAACTGGCTTTGTTTGTTGGCATAAACTGGGAGTTGGTGACCCAACTTGACCTAAAGAACATCAGGATTCAAGTTGAGTGTCCTAACCTTTTAATTGGATGGCTTGAAACTCAACTTGCTTTTGGTGCACTAAGTATGAGGTAGAGATATCTTTAGATATCCTCTCAATATATTGGGTTTCACATCATGGATAATAATAACTATGACTTAGCCAATTTGGCGAATCTTTAACCCACATTCCTTTGCACTATGGACACACTCAAAGTGTCTCTTAAGTTATAAGAGATTTGTCTAATTACCTTATTTGAACAGTTGGTACTGTTGGTGCTAAGCATAGGCTTTTACTAAGGAATACCAATCAATTATGGCTTTCTATACTATACGCGTACAGGGTACCCTTGCCCCTACCAGACCCTACAATTgcgagagcctcgtgcactgggttgttctttttttttttttttttctttttctttttctattattgAGGTGTTTAGAGTTGGAAGAGGAAAACCCTCTTCTCCACttgcaacaaaaataaaatatctgcAATTTGGTGTAAAGGTATTAAACCAAATAATGGAGAGACCCTAAGAAGCTCCTAAGTGATAACTAAGAAGCTTTAGGAGTTGAGTTAACAACTGAGTTATAtaaattttgaactttgaagagcAAAACCCTCTTGGTATACTTTTACAAAAGTGAAATATGTGCAAGAACCAGAAGACACCACTAGATGGTGATGAGAAACCAACAAATGGTGGACTCCAACTAAGGAACAAGCATTGATTTCCCAAGGAAAGTACTCCACAAGATGGTTATTAATtactttgggttttagggttttacttAGATACAATTGGGAGAGGTATCTTGAAAGGCCACAAAAAAAGGTGAAGGGAAAAAGAGGTGGCAACTAGCACAAATGCTTaattcttcttttgcttctagTGCTTCATCAAGATTCTTCCTATCACATCCatgaaaaattgaagaacaTCAAACCCACCCCATGTCTTCCCTAAATATCTGCAGCTATAGACATGCCTATATATCTATTAATGAAGCTTacttattttcttccttttaaccATTTTCTTGAAATGGAAAACCTCTAATTAAGTCTCTTTATTTTGAGTTGTGACAAATAGCTAATTGGGGAACTAAACTTACTTACATTGCATAAAGGTCTAAATGGCCTTAACTTGCTGTCCAACTCAATTATTGAAGTAGGCACCGAATTCTCAAGATTGATACAACAGAAGATTATGTATTTTATATGCTTTCCTCCATTAATTATGCATCTGATATGcaataataaaatatgaaatcagGGATCAGTGTCAGACTTAGAAGGAAGCTTCTAGGTCAATCTTTGAGCTAAACAATCATATTGttcatcttgattttttttttggggataatTATTGTTCATCTTAATTGAAGCATAGGCTTATGCATAAAAGTTGTAATGTTAAAAAATGTAGAAAGTGAATAAAAGGGAGGAAATAAAACATGATAGGCTGTCAAACAGTCAATTCAATTCGATATTGGAtgactttttttcttcttcttcataattGGGTCAAATTGATACCAGACCGATAAGGTATTTGGTCTATTAAAAAAAGTTGAAATTGATAGCTATTGATCTAGTTGTTATCAACCTGCTCTTGGTTTAATCGTCTGTTATTGGTTCAATCTCAATTCTTCTTATGCAAAGTGGGAAAatattagattttattatttatttatttttttggaattcgGGTTGATTCGATTAATTTCTGTCTCTTAGTGATTTCTAAAATTAAGGCCAATGCCAAATTATAAGAATGAATGATTTTTGACACACTTAGAATTAGATGGTTCACACCTTAGATAAGCTTGGATTCTAGGGAGAATAACAGTAAAGTGAAATAAGGGAATGGcctacaccaaaaaaaaaaaaaggaaaagaagaatcaaTTCTGATATGATGGATGTCCATATACAGATGCTCCTAACTCCTAAGGTCATCACTTTTGGAGTGGGAATTTCAGTCCTATAAACATATAAAAATAGCctgtccaaaagaaaaatagaaatcataattttattttatttacatgGTCCCGTCGGGGCTTGAACCCGCGACCTTCGGCTCGTAAGACCAATGCTCTAACCAACTGAGCTACGGGACCAAGACaataatattataaatattaGTTATCAATTCTATTTTATCAGTTTCAAGAAAGAGATAGGAAAGCATATATTTCAGCTGTAAGGCTCATTAATAAACTTTAATTGTGATTAATCCTAAAATCCCCTCTCATTTGAATTGTTTAGATTGGCCACATCAGCCTCTAAAGTAATCGGAAAGTTCGGTAATTGCTTGCCTAATTAGTCTGCAATGTTATTCTGATATGATGGATAGCTcacaatattaataataaaatatgagagagaatatGTGAGAGAGCGtgtacatgtatatatatacatatacatatagagGGTCACATAGCGACCTTTTTCTCTATTAGCAAATGCAAAAAGTTTATTATTTGATAAACATCTCCATCATATCATCTTTTCATGTGGTAGAAAGTAGCTATAGGACATGTAATTGAAGTATTGGTTGAGACTTACAGACATCTCAAATTGCCTATTCATTGTATTCATTGTATTCATTGAGCTATATTTTTGGGTGTCATTTTCAGTCCATTAACTGGACCATTAGACCATTTAGACCATGATCCAATTCATCGAAAATTGTTTTTAAATGTTACCTTATACTCAATTGTGTCTATTCTCTCCTCACCATGAAATGATTGCATTGTCATATATATTATATCATTTTGCCACACTTTTCAATAGTATGCTCTCTTTGTAtctctcaaaaagaaaaaagaaaaaattaataggCTCATCTATACTGCTTGTTTAGAGAAACCTCTCTCTTGTTGTATTATAGTCCAAACTCCAAACTAAAATCTGTAAATGCTAGTCATTCAGATTTTAGACACGATGCTAACATACTTCAGCCATAATCTTCTTTCTACCAACTTACAAAAATTTTATTCTAAGATTtggaaatttcacttcccttccctttgaattttcctttcccttgcAACCACCAAATGAAGATTCATTGGTTTTATGGTAAGGAGAAAGTATGATGATGACTcagcattttggtcttttttttattgttaatttgttgaattccaaaatttatttaacCTCCGCTCGAAAGATCCAATCTAGAGATGTCAACAGGAAAGACCTAATTAGTTTCGATTGGGATTAGTCAGTCCTACCAATTAAAAACCCCAAACTATTTTTGTCTATTTAGGTAATTGAGCCTCATAGACTAGGGCATGAATACAATTCTATTATGTCGGTTGGTTTTCAGTCCATAATCGggctcaagggacttgggttaATTGAGATTTAAATGAGCTATAAAAGATCTTAAACGGGCTATAATCGGGTTTAATACATGATAGTTGAGCTAAAATTGTCCAATCcaagataagctcagagaatgtcggttACGTTGGTTTGGGCATATCCAAAGGAGGCATTTGGATGTtccagtatggaggagtgaccagatgcagatggatggagctaaaagggctagggagaggccaaaaatgaccattgatgagttaatAAGAAGAGACAtacaaaagttaagtcttcacccaaatATGGCATCTAACAAAGCTACTTGGAAGGCCAAGATCTGGGTTGCCGATTGTTCGTGAGTGAGATGTcccaaagtcttttttttttttaatatatatcttggatccatgtagccggccccatttagttgggttaaggctgagttgtgttgttgttgttgttgttgttgaattgGGCTAAAATTGTTAGATATCGGTCAATCTTAATCAAGCAATTGCAAAGCCACTACCTTGCACCAGGACTGATTGTTAATCTATTAGTGCttgagcccaacacatttagcAATCATTCTGACTGATCTCATGCTTCAAGTGATCGGTTCAGAACAAAATTTGGCTACTACCCGAATTGTAGGTGTTCGcggccaaagaaatagaatctgaAAGAGTAAAAACCTaaaagggtatttgtgaaccctaagaGGTTTCTTTGGCTGCAATCAGGAGTTGCAGTTATTGGCTAATAGCTAATTTTTCTCTCCAGTGCAAGTCAAAGCTATCGATGCGGTTTAACTTTACATACCTTAGTtgtagaaaaaaatttcaatggtGCCCAAGTTACAGCCAAGACACTGCAATTCTATGGTAACAATCAAGAGAATAGAATCCCAGGGTTAGGTGTAAAAATACCCAcctaaaatgaatttttttcctttttacccTTGAGATTCTATTCCGGCACCAGGGGTTGGAGCTCCTGTTCCCTGATCTCATCCTCGTTAGTGTTAAAATTACTGAACACGTGTCGTTGTTGGCCGGCATCAGCAGAGGATCCGAATTGAGATTGAGAGGCCACTTCACCACCTCTAATGGATAGCCTTTTAATGGATAAGGTGATCTCGCAGTCACAGTCTCCTTCCCTGAAACATCAGAACTTCGAGAGTTACTGACCTCACTTATCACTGCTACTGAAAGTCATGCTCTCTCTCCCATTCCCAAAACCATCTTCACTGtgtttctctctttcccatGAACTCTACAAACACCACAGCCACTCCCGATCTCAATTGAGCAGATTCAAAACTAAAGCCATACAGATCTCCATCCCACCCAAGGAATCTGACGCCCCAACCGTTAAAACCACCGGAGTCGTCATCGTCGGGGCAGGGCTCGCCGGTTTAGCCGCTGCAACTCGGCTGAATTCAGAGGACATCCCCTTCATCCTTGTGGAAGCTTCAGATGCCGTCGGAGGCCGTGTCCGAACTGACGTCGTTGACGGGTTTTTACTGGACCGAGGGTTTCAGATCTTCATCACCGCTTACCCTGAAGCCCAGAAAATCCTAGACTACGAAACCTTAGATCTCCAGAAATTCTACTCTGGCGCTCTTGTCTATTACGACGGCCAATTCCACACTGTCGCGGATCCGCTGCGACATTTTCCAGAAGCGTTACAGAGCTTGGCGAACCCAATCGGAACAGTCCTCGACAAATTGCTCATCGGATTGAAGAGAATTCAAGTACTCGGTAGATCCGAGGAAGAGATATTCTCGGCAGATGAGGTTCCGATCATTGATTTACTCAAGAAGACGGGGTTTTCTGATTCTATCATCGACCGCTTCTTCCGGCCGTTCTTTGGAGGGATCTTTTTTGATACAGAGCTAGAGACAACGTCTAGATTATTCGATTTCATCTTCAAATGTCTTGCTTTAGGCAATAATACGCTTCCCGCTAGAGGAATCGCTGCGATTCCCGAACAAATTGCAGCGAAGCTTCCCCCTGGTTCGATTTCTTTGAATTCAAGGGTCGTTACGATCGACTTCAACAGATCAGAGTCAAAGCCACCAACCGTGAAGCTACAGAGCGGGGAGATCTTGAGGAGCGAGCTAGGAGTGATTGTTGCTGTAGAAGAACCAGAAGCCAATAAGCTTTTGGCGGGAAAGCTTACGGTCGAACTGACGGGTAGCCGGCCCGCCCGGAGCACCGTATGCTTGTATTTCTCAGCGGAGCAGGCTCCGGTTCGAGAACCGGTTCTATTTCTTAATGGTTCAGGCAAGGGGATCGTCAATAACATGTTTTTCGCGACCAATGTGGCTTCGTCCTATGGTCCAGGGGAGACGTTAGTATCAGTCTCGGTTATCGGGATGTGTGAGGGTGTTTCGGATGATGATTTGACGGCTAAGGTGGTCCGGGAACTCTCAGGTTGGTTTGGGAGTTCCACCGTCGAGTCGTGGAAGCATTTGAGAACGTATCGTATCGGATTCGCACAACCAAACCAAAGCCCACCAACGAATCTGAAGAAAGACCCAAAGATTGGGTCAGGGGTGTATGTGTGTGGCGATCACCTCACCTCGGCCACCTTTGATGGGGCTTTGGTTTCAGGAAGGAGAGCAGCTGAGGCTTTACTGAAGGATAGAGCATTGGTTGCAGTGTGAGATTGATTAATCCTTTCTCTTCTATTCCCACTTGGATTCTTTATTTTCCTACTCAAATCCAAAGAATTTGGCTGAGAACCAAGTAAAATTTAAAGAATATGTGGGTTCCATTCCATAAATTATCATTTAATTCTCCAAAAAAGATTCAGAGGAAACAATGTAGTGTCAGTTACAATTTGAACTCACAAAAACAATCAGGCAAGGCAGAACCTCTCCCCAACTTGAAGTCATCTCTGTGAACTCTCCAAAGAGCTTGTGCTAGCTCTTCTCCTTTCAGCCCTTTTGATGTGAACTGTGCAAAAGCCCTCCTGCTCAAGAACAGAGTTTTGAACAACCCTTTAGATGCTCTCATAGCAGCAACCATCTTATCCATGTTACCAAAATATGTTGCTATGTATGAATCACTGTTGATTGATACGTAATAATCCAACGCAGCTTTTGTGTTTCCATGCATGCTAGTGAAATCCTCGCTTCTGAGGAGAATGGATTTTGTGTACACATTGGTATAAACATTTGTTAAACCTTCAATTTCCATGAGACCATCCCCAGCGGCAAGATAAATAGTCGTGTTTGTTGGGATGGATAGTGATTGGAGAATGAGAGCTGTCTCATTTGGGGTGAGGGGGCATTTCCCTCGGTTTCTCCAAATATGAGCTGCATCTCCCGTCCATGGTTTTCGATCACCCTGTGCAGCCCCAATAGCTTCTACAGAGGAATTGGAAAGGCCTGTGTACTCACATTGACTGTAAGCAACCATGTCTGGTTCGAACCGGAGGTGAAGGGAAAGAAAGGGCTTGGGTATGGCATCCAACAGCTCAGAGCCTTTCTTCTCCAGGGCTCTGGAAAGGTGTAAAGCATTGTAACAAGCTTGGCAGCGCCCAGCCTTTGCATACATTGGATACCTATAAAAAAGAGTAGCGCAAATGAGCAAGCAACATTATCACTTGCACAAAGTGCGAACCTATCTTCtatgctttcttttttcctttttgcttcCACTTCTTCCATGGTGAACAAGTAGTTTCGAAGGATTTAAAACAGGTATCTAAAGATGAATTACCTGAAAAAGGAAAGGTGGGGAGAAACGAAAGAAAAGCAGAAAGATCAAGAACTGCATCTAGTTAGAAAACTGACAGTGATAAAAGAAGGATAGCAGCTGCGCACAACTTAAAACAGTTAATGGAATGGATACTTGCTTCATTATCCACTCTCAACATTTTCAAGTCTAAACCAAACATGGGAAGAAGGCACTTGTTGAATGGGACACAGGCACAAAATATGCAACATTGGGCAGTCAACAAAAGTTATTCAGAAATCACACAAGATTTCTATCAAACAGAAGGCTCAAGTTCAACAATAGACAGTAAGAAGCGCTAATCAAAATGCACTCTGGAAGTTTGCAATCACCCACCCCaaccacaccaccccccccaccccccaaaaaaaaaaaaaaaaacgaaaaaggaaaaaagaaaaaaagaagagcataTCGAAGAAAAATGTGCCTTTGAACTCTTCTAAGAAGACACCTGGTAGTTAAAATAATAAACTGAGATAAAAATGACATCAAGGGAACAACAGTCGGCTACAAAGCTCAAATAGAATTAAAGGcattttttgccctttttctgAAGGGgtttgaggggttttttttttcttttttttttttggggggggggggtgtgggggaagGAGAAAGGTAGAACAGTAACCTGTTAGATCCTGCCCCCTCCCCCACCTTTTGCTTCATGAACTACTAGCTAGTTGGACATTTTAAAGAACCTAATCAGTTCTGATataaagagaaaagggaaatcAGATGAGAAGGTTCATAGATAGCAGATCCCGAATAGTTGGATCGATGATAAATATGGTTATGAAACTTATTAACCAAACAGGAGGGTATAAAGCTGGTTCAAATGTAATTAGATTAAAAAAGAAGCAGCTGCTATTGTACCTATCCCTTCTTTGGTTCATTGCAGGTGTGATAGAAATATAATGGTGCTCCTTGAGTAAAGGAAGGACACTTTCAATATAATCAAAATGACCTTTGCGTTTGCTGCAGTCCACTCGAAATGGTTCTCTCAATGCTATCTCTGCTGGCAACTCTTTAACAACTTTTACAAAATCATTCATCTTCTCAATGAAGTAGTCGACATCAAATACATCTGCAAAACCACTGGGTTGGCACTAACAGTTTATAGCACTATAAAAATTTTAACAacacaagtaaaaaaaaaaaaaaaaaaacatcagatTACACTTCATAGCCCTGAAGTAGAGCTGCAACCCTCAAAAGTGTAGCAAAAACAACTTGAACCAAACTGTAGTTGAATTTGAACCCACACTTCAACTGCCAAATCCCAAGTAATTTTCACGTTTCAGTCAGGTCGGGTTAGATCCTCATGGGGCTTGCATTTTCTCAACCCATGCCCAACCTAGAGCCTGATTACACTACCACATCCAAACAATAGCTCGGGTTAGGTCAGCAAAGTCTCAGATTATCCAACCCAAGGATAAAGGATCATCCGCTAATGATGGTTTACAATTCACGCTTGCTAAGGCCTTCAAAAGGCATGAAAAGGCAGATACATGGTTAGGATAATAACACCAAG
It includes:
- the LOC122066244 gene encoding nuclear transcription factor Y subunit B-1-like; the protein is MTGRGEQKNQIRSPQSESESGTMAHESILDSSKDQDQFLPIANVSRIMKKSLPTNAKISKEAKETVQECASEFISFITGEASDKCQREKRKTINGDDLLWAMTTLGFENYLRPLKVYLNKYRETEGEKNIMGRQGDQEANSSSSTSQLVPTDQRNLQDFNSGFNKFGDEGKVIRYG
- the LOC122082746 gene encoding 15-cis-phytoene desaturase, chloroplastic/chromoplastic; this encodes MLSLPFPKPSSLCFSLSHELYKHHSHSRSQLSRFKTKAIQISIPPKESDAPTVKTTGVVIVGAGLAGLAAATRLNSEDIPFILVEASDAVGGRVRTDVVDGFLLDRGFQIFITAYPEAQKILDYETLDLQKFYSGALVYYDGQFHTVADPLRHFPEALQSLANPIGTVLDKLLIGLKRIQVLGRSEEEIFSADEVPIIDLLKKTGFSDSIIDRFFRPFFGGIFFDTELETTSRLFDFIFKCLALGNNTLPARGIAAIPEQIAAKLPPGSISLNSRVVTIDFNRSESKPPTVKLQSGEILRSELGVIVAVEEPEANKLLAGKLTVELTGSRPARSTVCLYFSAEQAPVREPVLFLNGSGKGIVNNMFFATNVASSYGPGETLVSVSVIGMCEGVSDDDLTAKVVRELSGWFGSSTVESWKHLRTYRIGFAQPNQSPPTNLKKDPKIGSGVYVCGDHLTSATFDGALVSGRRAAEALLKDRALVAV
- the LOC122082773 gene encoding O-fucosyltransferase 13 isoform X4 → MEGDSTALPAESNGYMRVDCYGGLNQMRRDFCDGVGIARLLNATLVLPKFEVAAYWNESSGFADVFDVDYFIEKMNDFVKVVKELPAEIALREPFRVDCSKRKGHFDYIESVLPLLKEHHYISITPAMNQRRDRYPMYAKAGRCQACYNALHLSRALEKKGSELLDAIPKPFLSLHLRFEPDMVAYSQCEYTGLSNSSVEAIGAAQGDRKPWTGDAAHIWRNRGKCPLTPNETALILQSLSIPTNTTIYLAAGDGLMEIEGLTNVYTNVYTKSILLRSEDFTSMHGNTKAALDYYVSINSDSYIATYFGNMDKMVAAMRASKGLFKTLFLSRRAFAQFTSKGLKGEELAQALWRVHRDDFKLGRGSALPDCFCEFKL
- the LOC122082773 gene encoding O-fucosyltransferase 13 isoform X5, which encodes MRVDCYGGLNQMRRDFCDGVGIARLLNATLVLPKFEVAAYWNESSGFADVFDVDYFIEKMNDFVKVVKELPAEIALREPFRVDCSKRKGHFDYIESVLPLLKEHHYISITPAMNQRRDRYPMYAKAGRCQACYNALHLSRALEKKGSELLDAIPKPFLSLHLRFEPDMVAYSQCEYTGLSNSSVEAIGAAQGDRKPWTGDAAHIWRNRGKCPLTPNETALILQSLSIPTNTTIYLAAGDGLMEIEGLTNVYTNVYTKSILLRSEDFTSMHGNTKAALDYYVSINSDSYIATYFGNMDKMVAAMRASKGLFKTLFLSRRAFAQFTSKGLKGEELAQALWRVHRDDFKLGRGSALPDCFCEFKL
- the LOC122082773 gene encoding O-fucosyltransferase 13 isoform X3; its protein translation is MIVFSMKPLFSILLVTLSILLAMIVLSPTPFSERSLARNPLPGKQDIWSVQRALEWRPCKWWMEGDSTALPAESNGYMRVDCYGGLNQMRRDFCDGVGIARLLNATLVLPKFEVAAYWNESSGFADVFDVDYFIEKMNDFVKVVKELPAEIALREPFRVDCSKRKGHFDYIESVLPLLKEHHYISITPAMNQRRDRYPMYAKAGRCQACYNALHLSRALEKKGSELLDAIPKPFLSLHLRFEPDMVAYSQCEYTGLSNSSVEAIGAAQGDRKPWTGDAAHIWRNRGKCPLTPNETALILQSLSIPTNTTIYLAAGDGLMEIEGLTNVYTNVYTKSILLRSEDFTSMHGNTKAALDYYVSINSDSYIATYFGNMDKMVAAMRASKGLFKTLFLSRRAFAQFTSKGLKGEELAQALWRVHRDDFKLGRGSALPDCFCEFKL
- the LOC122082773 gene encoding O-fucosyltransferase 13 isoform X1, yielding MIVFSMKPLFSILLVTLSILLAMIVLSPTPFSERSLARNPLPRSNSPKGKQDIWSVQRALEWRPCKWWMEGDSTALPAESNGYMRVDCYGGLNQMRRDFCDGVGIARLLNATLVLPKFEVAAYWNESSGFADVFDVDYFIEKMNDFVKVVKELPAEIALREPFRVDCSKRKGHFDYIESVLPLLKEHHYISITPAMNQRRDRYPMYAKAGRCQACYNALHLSRALEKKGSELLDAIPKPFLSLHLRFEPDMVAYSQCEYTGLSNSSVEAIGAAQGDRKPWTGDAAHIWRNRGKCPLTPNETALILQSLSIPTNTTIYLAAGDGLMEIEGLTNVYTNVYTKSILLRSEDFTSMHGNTKAALDYYVSINSDSYIATYFGNMDKMVAAMRASKGLFKTLFLSRRAFAQFTSKGLKGEELAQALWRVHRDDFKLGRGSALPDCFCEFKL
- the LOC122082773 gene encoding O-fucosyltransferase 13 isoform X2 → MIVFSMKPLFSILLVTLSILLAMIVLSPTPFSERSLARNPLPSNSPKGKQDIWSVQRALEWRPCKWWMEGDSTALPAESNGYMRVDCYGGLNQMRRDFCDGVGIARLLNATLVLPKFEVAAYWNESSGFADVFDVDYFIEKMNDFVKVVKELPAEIALREPFRVDCSKRKGHFDYIESVLPLLKEHHYISITPAMNQRRDRYPMYAKAGRCQACYNALHLSRALEKKGSELLDAIPKPFLSLHLRFEPDMVAYSQCEYTGLSNSSVEAIGAAQGDRKPWTGDAAHIWRNRGKCPLTPNETALILQSLSIPTNTTIYLAAGDGLMEIEGLTNVYTNVYTKSILLRSEDFTSMHGNTKAALDYYVSINSDSYIATYFGNMDKMVAAMRASKGLFKTLFLSRRAFAQFTSKGLKGEELAQALWRVHRDDFKLGRGSALPDCFCEFKL